A region of the Quercus lobata isolate SW786 unplaced genomic scaffold, ValleyOak3.0 Primary Assembly Scq3eQI_1902, whole genome shotgun sequence genome:
tattttttgaaccCAAGAAAATTCTCACGTACCTAATATCAAATAATATGCAAAACCAAcatattctcaaaaataatgaagaaaatagcaaaacaaaacTTAACTGACATAGCCTTCTCAAAAAGGCCAGTCGCagttgaaaaagaaatgatGATCATTATTGTCTTATATCTAAAGTTCAGCTTACTCTTCCTTATCCTTGTCTCCTCCATCTCCACCAGCAGCCTTCTTAGCAGCTGCCTTTTGGTTCTTGTGCTTCACTCTCCCAGGGCGTCCACCACCGAAAGGACTATTCAATGAAAAATCAATGTGCTTATGTGAGTCCACCCTAACCATAAATGAGGGAATATTGACCACCTGTCTCCTGACCCTTATATGCTTCTGCCTGATAAGCACTCTAGCGTGGTGAATGGACTTGGCCATACCAGACTTGAACACCAGGGTCTGTAAACGTTGCTCCAGAAAGTTCTCGACAGTGAGTGCCAACACATAATTGAGCTTGTTCTGGCTCTCGTCTAGTAACCCATACCTGTTCATCCTCCTCAGAAGGGCTTCACCCTCAAAAATACGGCGTTGGTTCTTCTCATCTAGGGTCAAAAGCATTCTAGCATTGTTATGAATTTGACTCAGAGCATACTGTACTCTCCACAGCTCTCTCTTACACCTCAGCCCATACTCTCCCACCAGCTTCAACTCCGCATCCAGACGCTTCTTCTCGTAGGGATGTCTTGGCTTCTTAAAGGTTTTCCCATAGTTTCGGTAAAAGGCAACGTGGACCATGGTTTGAGTTAAGCCGTACTGTTAGTCCTCTGGTTAAACGATCTGAATACAGTGAGAGGTTGGAGACCACATAAAATTCCAATCCACAAGATGGAATTTAACTCATCATGCTGCCCTCTCTATAAGCAATTAGGCTGTAACCTTTTTATTCTATTAGTCACAAAAGAAGGTATGGTAAATGGAGATATGTAGATGTTGGGAgactcgtttttttttttttttcaagtattgTACCAAGTATGTTTAGTTGAAGGATCATGGAGCCCAGGAATTACAATGGCAGCATTTTCATTTGTCTTGTTGATGAACCCTattatcttttcaatttttattgaatagtaGGTCTAAGACATTTCTCATTGTTCTTGTTCTTGCAGATAATTGATGTCTTGGAATTTATTCCTTCCCATGTGGCGGTATGATTTCTTTCTATTATGTGCGTGCGTGTTTGCATGCTCACAAGTTGATGCATGGTTGTATAAACATGTAGTTGTTTATCTCCCAAAGAGTTGCTTTATTAGaatgtttgttttgttaaaggattccTGTTTTGCAtatagtgttttttattttattttttttacctatgaaaaataagatatctttttattgttttcaccTTCTGTCAGATTTTGCTTATATTATCTTAATGGGTTTTCCTTATTCTTTTGGACTTCCTTTTgatatcttttttctcttttaattataaaagttggctcatcatttttcttttcctttgcagGTGGTATTTGACCATGATGGTGAGATATTCGGctgcatttttcttttggatttattcccttaaaaatatgcacattcttctatttttttgttaccTTATGCTTATAATGTATTCTTCTATTCTCTATATTTTATAACTATGTTAGCTGTTATGCATGCCATGCAGGATCTCTTTCTGCATGAATTAAGCCTTTTAAACTTGCTAATTTTTGTTCTGGAGTTCATCTGcaatgtataaataatttgatagtgaTGTGACTCCAGATGTTCTTGGGTTACCTCAATCTTTTCCATCCATCTTGACAAATTATATCTGCCCTTGGTTCTGGGTTTGGCATCAACCTTTGGGATGGTTGTGGTTAGACAGAGAAATGAAGCTACCCAACTGGTGTAGTGCCTTTAGGACTCTCAacaagggagaaaaaaattggaTAGCTTGTTATGTTCCATATTCTACCTTAGAGGAGTTTCTAGATTTATTCACTTTTAGTTGAAACTTTGTTGCCTCCTTTAGTACACTGCCTGTGTACCTGGGGAGCACTTTAGTTGCTTTTTTAGTAAAGCATTattgcttataaaaaaaaaaaaattccatctTCTGCGATTCTTCTAGTCATTGTTGCAAACATTTTTTCCAGTTGTCTCCTgtgattttacttttaaaataaaagttttctcTGGtgatttcttcttctgtcttaaGTACTGTGATGGGAAATGTGACTAGACTGGGGAATGCATTATAGAGTTCCTCCAAGTACGCAATCTTTACCAATATACTCTGAAATAAGAGTGGAAGCCACTCAACCATTAGGGATTTGGACACATATGTGGCAAGCTTTTGGGTGTGGGATGCTTATTTAATATTTGTATTCATCTCATTTCATATATACTGGGGTGCATAGTGTTGGGTTCATATAGAGTCTGATCCTAGGTGTATCAAAAAACAATCATGAACAACCTTGGACCATGTCTACCCAGAAGAGCTTCATATCCTCCTTGCTCTCTGTCTAAGATTGGACAGGTATCTTTTTCATAGGTTTCTCTTTTATCTAAGAAACCTTAGGTTGCATGCTAGCCTCAATTTTAGCTGAGACCATGTCAAGAGAAAAATTTGGGGTTATGTTTGTTACCATTTGGGATGAATTGAAATCAATTTTCACAAATTAAGACTCTAATCAAATGTGATTGTACTCGCTGGAGAtcgaaaagaaaataagataataattatTAGCATCATGCCAGTGGGTTCTTGGGAATCACTCCAAAAAAGAAACCATCATGCTTTCTAGGTTTAAGAGAAACGATAAACTGATAGCAAACTCCAATAAATACTAATAGTAGTAATAATACTGTTCTTAAACTCAATTAGGCTTCCCGATGGCCTAAGAAACTAATTCTCGACTTAAATAGACTAATTTGGAAAATGCATTATTGCTAAAGAGAATACATATGAAAGACCAGAAACCTTTGCTAACTGGatccacaaataaataaaaattagactTGTAGCAAGCAAAAGTCGATTAAGCTTCTGTATAAGATGCACATTATGATCATCCCACTAGATCTTACTTAAGATTGATAAATATTTCCCTTCTTATTTCTCCTTTAAACTTTAGACGTGGAATTTTCTCCTAAAGATCATTTCCCAGATTTGTTCAGTTTAGCAGTGGATAGAGAAGCCTCAGTGCATCCAATTTGGGTATTGTATATGATCAAAATGCATGGAGTTGGGATCACGAATTTATTCACCCCTTCCATGATTGGGAACCATAGTTTGTGGCCAAGTTTTTTAGATTGTTGTATTCAAACTTTTTGGCTATTATGAGTTTTTGAAAGGGTATGAAGGAGAGTTCTTCCCTTTGGGGATTTATATGGGGTGCCAAGGTGCCTCACAATGTATATGGACTGCGGCACGGGGTGAAATCATCTTGACAATAGATAATCTTTGGAAAAGAAATTCATGATTATTGActggtgttgtatgtgtaagAATAGCGGAGAGTCAATCTAGCATCTTCTCCTCCATTGTTAAGTGGCAATAGATAAATGGTTGTTTGTGTTTCCATTAGATTGTGCTCTAGTTGCTGTAGTGTTGGCCAAATGGATAACCTTGCCATTTTGAGTTAAAGGTTTGGAAAGCAACTCGTATGTGTGTTTTGTGGACAATTTGGTGAGAGAGGAATAGAAGAATTTCTTATGGTGTTGAATACCCAAATCATATTATCAAACAACTTTTGCTTAGATCTTATTACGAGACTACGAGTGGATGGCTACTTTGGGTAGCATCACTTCATTGTGTTATTCTGATTTCATAGATCTTTTGAATCTGACTTTGAAATTCTTTAGGAGTGGTTCAAGTGCACATTTTGTACATTTGACAAGTCTCctcttttgaataaaattatttttacttattaaaaaaaactttaggtgGCTAATCTCTATCAACATGTCACCATCGTACTCCTTGATGTGAGGCTTGAGTGAATGATCATTTTGGTCAACTTTTATGTATGattatctctttctctctccctgtCCCTGTTATGCGCATGtgtatgcatgtgtgtgtgcTTATTAATTCAATCTTAGTTCACATTGTTCTTGCAGAAACATATTGGTGTTCAAGCTTGTTCTCAGTTAAGGCACTTTCTTAAAATGACGAAGACTGAGTATACAATTAAACTTATTGGAAAAAATAGACGAGTATATGTTGAATCTCTTTATGCATATGGCTGACTTTGACTAATCTAATAAGGATCCATAGCTGAccaaaaaatttgggactaaagtttggttgttattgttgtatgTTTAACCTCTTGAATGGGGATGGAAGTGAACATTTATTGCCAAATTTGTATGTGCAAAGCTGAAAATAGTCTCATAGCTCTCGTTTTGGGATGTAAGATATTAGCTGTACTCTCATGTTAACATGTTGAAAGTAGGTAGTATCTCATGTTAACATGTAAGATATTAGTGCTAGTTAATTTCTAGGTAGTATCTTGTGTTAATATGTTGAATAGGATTTTTAGTCTTACAAACCTTTTACCCCAAACAGTGACTAATTTATATGGGTCTTCGGAAACTTTTGTTTGTGAAGATGTTccttcaatcaaaatttttgatagAGCAAACCTTTTCTTTTCAGGATTTCCATTTGGTCATACTTGTAATTCATCCAAAGAAAGTGTTAGAGCAAAAGGtatgcatttttctttctttctttttttttttttaaaataaaattttcttttacatgatAGTGTTGATAATATAAGTTAATTTGTAAGAGACTAGGAGATCACAATCTCTCttagaaaaaagagaaaaaagaccAGAATTACAGAGGTAGATGTGGGTGATTATGGGTGACCCTTACGCAAATGATTAAAGAATACAGTATTAAAATACAGGGTGAACTAAATTTTTGTACTTCAAACTCAGTGAAGCATTAGTTCTAGAACTTTTGATTTTGGAAATTTAATCTTAAGCTTGTGCATTTTAAAGTGAACCTTCTCTTGGCCCTATTTTGATTTTGACTAATGTTATGAGCATGTGACCAAGCATATAACTTATGTTTTCCTAATTACTTACTAGTGAAGCTGTATCTTGCCATGTGGGCTAATTCTACACAATAAATGAGAGATTTAATGTTCAGAGAGAGAGCTAATGGCAGTTCACCATGGAAAATAAGTCATGTTGAGTCAGGTGCTCACAATGTTAGTCAAAATTGAAAGAAAGCTAATGGAAGTTCCCCGTCGAAAATAAGTCATATGTTGAGTCGGGTGCTCACAATGTTAGTCAATAttgaaagaggttttttatttttttttttaattttttattttatatatataagaagtaataatcttattaaaaagaaataaccATCAAGTACACGGGTGGTATACTAGATTTACATACAACTATGATTTAAAAGAACAATAATCAATTAGTTCCATCtagtttgagaaagaaaacttcCCTGAGGCTGATAACCACCAGAACAAAGTCCTCAGAAACTGCGACTTTAGATCTAAAATTGACATCTCACACCCATcaaaatgtcttgcattttgctccctccaaatacaccacatcaatcAATGAGGAATGGCCTTCCTAATCTCCCTATTGTGATGCTGCCCAAAATGGCCTTGCCAACTCGCCTGTAGATCAACAGCCCTCCCAGGCATCACCCACTAAACCCCAAATTTATAGTGCATAAACCTTTTCCCATAATTCCTTGGCAATAGGGCAGTGCAATAATAAACGATCCACTATTTCCCTATCTTCTTGACACACAACACCAACTCATAAG
Encoded here:
- the LOC115972897 gene encoding 40S ribosomal protein S9-2-like, which encodes MVHVAFYRNYGKTFKKPRHPYEKKRLDAELKLVGEYGLRCKRELWRVQYALSQIHNNARMLLTLDEKNQRRIFEGEALLRRMNRYGLLDESQNKLNYVLALTVENFLEQRLQTLVFKSGMAKSIHHARVLIRQKHIRVRRQVVNIPSFMVRVDSHKHIDFSLNSPFGGGRPGRVKHKNQKAAAKKAAGGDGGDKDKEE